One stretch of Eretmochelys imbricata isolate rEreImb1 chromosome 1, rEreImb1.hap1, whole genome shotgun sequence DNA includes these proteins:
- the ARMC10 gene encoding armadillo repeat-containing protein 10 isoform X2 yields the protein MGEARGAARAGAAAAGLVLGAGACYCVYRLTGSRRAGAAAGTEGAASAGSAPGGGLLTQVSGLSGLTWRGPSSLRSDTDLPKSPSNLDANHLQKLIHLLESTDDPLIQEQALVTLSNSAAFSVNQDIIRNLDGLSVIGKMLSNSIPKVKEKALNTLNNLSMNVKNQEEIKVYILQVCKEIELSPLNSDLQLAELRLLTNMSVTNDYHHMMTDAIPCLLHLLSEGNERTQIQVLKVLVNLSANPAMTRHLFSVQAPSLLSLFDNCINKDILLRALTFAANLNENMKNEEGIITQDQYSEDSIFSLLCGHSTQYAKKLNMLSRAGELGLRLYKGNNSKMC from the exons ATGGGCGAGGCCAGGGGGGCGGCGAGAGctggggcggcggcggcggggctggtgctgggagctggCGCGTGTTACTGTGTTTACAGGCTGACCGGGAGCAGGAGGGCGGGAGCCGCCGCCGGGACAGAAGGAGCCGCTAGCGCGGGGTCGGCCCCCGGGGGCGGTTTGCTGACTCAGGTGTCCGGGCTGTCCGGCCTTACCTGGCGGGGACCCTCCAGCCTCCGCTCAG ACACCGATCTTCCCAAATCACCCAGTAACTTGGACGCCAATCATCTACAGAAGCTTATTCATTTGCTTGAGTCCACAGATGATCCGTTAATTCAAGAACAAGCCTTGGTCACTCTGAGCAACAGTGCTGCCTTCTCTGTAAATCAA GATATAATTCGAAATTTGGATGGCCTTTCTGTTATTGGAAAGATGCTCTCAAATTCCATTCCCAAAGTTAAAGAAAAAGCACTAAACACACTTAATAACTTGAGTATGAATGTTAAAAATCAAGAAGAGATAAAG gTATACATTTTACAAGTCTGTAAGGAGATTGAGTTATCACCTTTGAACTCTGATCTGCAGCTAGCTGAACTTAGATTGTTAACAAACATGTCTGTTACCAATGACTACCACCATATGATGACAGATGCAATTCCGTGCTTGCTTCATTTGCTTTCAGAAGGAAACGAAAGGACACAG ATTCAAGTTCTAAAAGTACTTGTGAACTTATCTGCAAACCCAGCCATGACAAGACATCTTTTCAGTGTTCAA GCACCATCATTGCTTTCACTTTTTGACAACTGCATAAACAAAGATATTCTGCTTAGAGCCCTGACGTTTGCTGCAAATTTGAATGAGAATATGAAAAATGAAGAGGGCATCATTACCCAGGATCAATACAGTGAAGATTCAATTTTTTCTCTGCTCTGTGGGCATTCTACCCAATATGCTAAGAAATTG
- the ARMC10 gene encoding armadillo repeat-containing protein 10 isoform X1: MGEARGAARAGAAAAGLVLGAGACYCVYRLTGSRRAGAAAGTEGAASAGSAPGGGLLTQVSGLSGLTWRGPSSLRSDTDLPKSPSNLDANHLQKLIHLLESTDDPLIQEQALVTLSNSAAFSVNQDIIRNLDGLSVIGKMLSNSIPKVKEKALNTLNNLSMNVKNQEEIKVYILQVCKEIELSPLNSDLQLAELRLLTNMSVTNDYHHMMTDAIPCLLHLLSEGNERTQIQVLKVLVNLSANPAMTRHLFSVQAPSLLSLFDNCINKDILLRALTFAANLNENMKNEEGIITQDQYSEDSIFSLLCGHSTQYAKKLVCLLHHHDTEVKEQVAKTITQLRGDTKTRYSGKLQ, encoded by the exons ATGGGCGAGGCCAGGGGGGCGGCGAGAGctggggcggcggcggcggggctggtgctgggagctggCGCGTGTTACTGTGTTTACAGGCTGACCGGGAGCAGGAGGGCGGGAGCCGCCGCCGGGACAGAAGGAGCCGCTAGCGCGGGGTCGGCCCCCGGGGGCGGTTTGCTGACTCAGGTGTCCGGGCTGTCCGGCCTTACCTGGCGGGGACCCTCCAGCCTCCGCTCAG ACACCGATCTTCCCAAATCACCCAGTAACTTGGACGCCAATCATCTACAGAAGCTTATTCATTTGCTTGAGTCCACAGATGATCCGTTAATTCAAGAACAAGCCTTGGTCACTCTGAGCAACAGTGCTGCCTTCTCTGTAAATCAA GATATAATTCGAAATTTGGATGGCCTTTCTGTTATTGGAAAGATGCTCTCAAATTCCATTCCCAAAGTTAAAGAAAAAGCACTAAACACACTTAATAACTTGAGTATGAATGTTAAAAATCAAGAAGAGATAAAG gTATACATTTTACAAGTCTGTAAGGAGATTGAGTTATCACCTTTGAACTCTGATCTGCAGCTAGCTGAACTTAGATTGTTAACAAACATGTCTGTTACCAATGACTACCACCATATGATGACAGATGCAATTCCGTGCTTGCTTCATTTGCTTTCAGAAGGAAACGAAAGGACACAG ATTCAAGTTCTAAAAGTACTTGTGAACTTATCTGCAAACCCAGCCATGACAAGACATCTTTTCAGTGTTCAA GCACCATCATTGCTTTCACTTTTTGACAACTGCATAAACAAAGATATTCTGCTTAGAGCCCTGACGTTTGCTGCAAATTTGAATGAGAATATGAAAAATGAAGAGGGCATCATTACCCAGGATCAATACAGTGAAGATTCAATTTTTTCTCTGCTCTGTGGGCATTCTACCCAATATGCTAAGAAATTGGTATGTTTATTGCATCACCATGATACAGAAGTGAAAGAACAAGTTGCCAAAACAATAACACAATTAAGAGGAGATACTAAGACCAGATACTCTGGTAAATTACAGTAA